In a single window of the Flavivirga spongiicola genome:
- the sufB gene encoding Fe-S cluster assembly protein SufB: protein MSNKYTEDDLREELKTKEYEYGFYTDIESDTFPNGLNEDIVRAISKKKEEPQWMTDWRLEAFRVWKEMTEPEWANVHYEKPDFQGISYYSAPNSKPKYDSLDEVDPELLATFDKLGISLDEQKKLSGVAMDVVVDSVSVATTFKKTLGEKGIIFMSISEAIKEHPELVKKYLGTIVPQKDNFYAALNSAVFSDGSFCYIPKGVRCPMELSTYFRINQAGTGQFERTLVIADEGSYVSYLEGCTAPSRDENQLHAAVVELIALDDAEIKYSTVQNWYPGNSEGKGGVYNFVTKRGLCEKNAKISWTQVETGSAVTWKYPSCVLKGDNSVGEFYSIAVTNNYQQADTGTKMIHLGKNTKSTIISKGISAGKSQNSYRGLVQINSRAENARNFSQCDSLLMGNECGAHTFPYIEAKNKSAKIEHEATTSKIGEDQIFYCNQRGIDTEKAIALIVNGFSKEVLNKLPMEFAVEAQKLLEISLEGSVG from the coding sequence ATGAGTAATAAATACACAGAGGACGATTTAAGGGAAGAACTTAAAACCAAAGAATACGAATACGGTTTTTATACTGATATAGAATCAGATACATTTCCTAATGGTTTAAATGAAGATATTGTACGTGCTATTTCCAAAAAGAAAGAAGAGCCACAGTGGATGACCGATTGGAGACTGGAAGCATTCCGTGTTTGGAAAGAAATGACCGAACCAGAATGGGCAAATGTACATTATGAAAAACCTGATTTTCAAGGCATTTCATATTATTCTGCACCAAATAGCAAACCTAAATATGATAGTTTAGATGAGGTAGATCCAGAGTTATTGGCAACTTTTGACAAACTGGGCATCTCTTTAGATGAGCAAAAGAAATTATCTGGTGTTGCCATGGATGTCGTTGTAGATTCTGTTTCAGTGGCAACAACATTTAAGAAAACCTTAGGAGAAAAAGGCATTATATTTATGAGTATTTCTGAAGCTATAAAAGAGCATCCGGAATTAGTCAAAAAATATTTAGGCACCATAGTGCCCCAAAAAGATAATTTTTACGCTGCCTTGAATAGTGCTGTGTTTAGTGATGGTTCTTTTTGCTACATCCCAAAAGGCGTTCGTTGTCCTATGGAGCTATCAACTTATTTTAGAATTAATCAGGCTGGCACTGGTCAATTCGAAAGAACATTAGTCATTGCTGACGAAGGCAGTTACGTAAGTTATCTTGAAGGCTGTACAGCACCAAGTAGAGACGAAAACCAATTACACGCAGCTGTCGTAGAGCTCATTGCTTTAGACGATGCTGAGATTAAATATTCAACAGTACAAAACTGGTACCCTGGGAATAGTGAGGGAAAAGGAGGTGTTTACAACTTCGTGACCAAGCGTGGTTTATGTGAGAAAAATGCAAAAATCTCCTGGACACAAGTTGAAACAGGTTCTGCCGTTACCTGGAAATATCCATCATGTGTATTAAAAGGTGACAATTCTGTTGGTGAATTTTATTCAATAGCAGTAACAAATAACTACCAGCAAGCTGATACAGGAACCAAAATGATTCATTTAGGGAAAAACACCAAATCGACTATCATTTCAAAAGGAATTTCTGCTGGAAAATCGCAAAATAGTTATCGTGGTTTAGTTCAAATAAATTCCAGAGCAGAAAATGCACGTAACTTTTCGCAATGCGATAGTTTACTAATGGGAAATGAATGTGGTGCACATACCTTTCCATATATAGAGGCAAAAAATAAATCGGCTAAAATAGAACATGAAGCTACCACTAGCAAAATTGGAGAAGATCAAATTTTCTATTGTAACCAACGTGGTATTGATACAGAAAAAGCCATTGCTTTGATTGTAAACGGGTTTAGTAAAGAAGTTTTAAATAAACTTCCTATGGAGTTTGCAGTGGAAGCTCAAAAATTATTAGAAATAAGTTTAGAAGGAAGTGTTGGATAA
- the sufC gene encoding Fe-S cluster assembly ATPase SufC, translated as MLKIDNLHASVEDKTILQGINLEVKAGEVHAIMGPNGSGKSTLASVIAGKEEYEVTKGNIEFNGEDIDELAAEERAHKGVFLSFQYPVEIPGVSVTNFMKTAINETRKAKGLEDMPAKDMLKLIREKSELLEIDRKFLSRSLNEGFSGGEKKRNEIFQMAMLEPKLAILDETDSGLDIDALRIVANGVNKLKSKDNAVVVITHYQRLLDHIVPDFVHVLYNGKIVKSGTKELAHELEEKGYDWIKEEVNA; from the coding sequence ATGTTAAAAATTGACAATTTACACGCAAGTGTTGAAGATAAAACGATTTTACAAGGTATAAATCTAGAAGTAAAAGCGGGGGAAGTACATGCCATCATGGGGCCTAATGGTTCTGGAAAAAGCACATTAGCTTCTGTTATTGCAGGAAAAGAAGAGTATGAAGTAACTAAGGGCAATATTGAATTCAACGGTGAAGATATTGATGAATTAGCTGCCGAAGAACGCGCTCATAAAGGTGTATTTTTATCGTTTCAATACCCCGTCGAAATTCCTGGTGTTTCTGTTACTAACTTCATGAAAACAGCTATTAATGAAACCAGAAAAGCAAAAGGTTTAGAAGATATGCCTGCAAAAGACATGCTTAAATTAATACGTGAAAAATCTGAACTTTTAGAAATCGATAGAAAATTTTTATCACGTTCTTTAAACGAAGGGTTTTCTGGAGGGGAGAAAAAACGTAACGAAATTTTTCAAATGGCCATGCTAGAACCTAAACTAGCCATCCTTGATGAAACTGATTCTGGTCTTGACATTGACGCTCTACGTATTGTGGCTAATGGTGTAAACAAACTTAAAAGCAAAGACAACGCTGTCGTTGTTATTACACATTACCAACGCTTGTTGGACCACATCGTTCCTGATTTTGTACACGTATTATATAATGGGAAAATCGTGAAATCCGGGACAAAAGAACTTGCTCATGAGCTCGAAGAAAAAGGTTACGATTGGATTAAAGAAGAAGTGAACGCATAG
- the sufD gene encoding Fe-S cluster assembly protein SufD yields MDLKEKLLSSFLVFENQVDIDTYVHDVRNDAIKIFEEKGFPTKKEEAWKYTSLNKILKEDYSVFPKQEKAIEYKDIKKYFIHDIDTYKIVFIDGKYSSHLSQTTHDGMDVCLMSSALSKPKYRILIENYFNKAATKDSLSSLNTAFSSEGAYIHIPKNKLVEKPIQILHFSTGNESATMLQPRNLIVVDENSHVQIIERHQSLNENPVLTNSVTEIFTNKRAIVDYYKIQNDNSNASLIDNTFIKQKKESVASVHTFAFGGKLIRNNLNFFQEGERIDSILKGVTIIGEKQHVDHNTLVHHIEPNCESHQDYKGIFGENSTGVFNGKIIVEKEAQKTNAFQANNNILVSDKATINTKPQLEIFADDVKCSHGCTIGQLDESAMFYMRSRGIPEKEAKALLMYAFSNNVLSSVKIPEMKQRITKIIANKLGVNIGFDL; encoded by the coding sequence ATGGATTTAAAAGAAAAATTATTATCATCCTTTTTAGTATTTGAAAACCAAGTAGACATTGACACTTATGTTCACGATGTAAGAAATGATGCTATCAAAATATTTGAAGAAAAAGGCTTTCCAACAAAAAAAGAAGAAGCATGGAAATACACCTCTTTAAATAAAATATTAAAAGAAGATTATAGTGTTTTCCCAAAACAGGAAAAAGCTATAGAATATAAAGACATTAAAAAATATTTTATCCATGATATAGATACCTATAAAATTGTATTTATCGATGGTAAATATTCGTCTCACTTATCGCAAACTACTCACGACGGGATGGATGTTTGCCTAATGTCATCGGCACTTTCAAAACCTAAATACCGTATTTTAATTGAAAACTATTTCAATAAAGCAGCAACAAAAGATAGCCTATCATCACTAAATACCGCATTTTCGAGTGAGGGAGCTTATATCCATATTCCTAAGAATAAATTGGTAGAAAAACCAATTCAAATCTTACATTTTTCAACAGGAAACGAATCAGCAACCATGTTGCAACCACGAAATTTAATTGTGGTCGATGAGAATTCGCATGTTCAAATTATAGAGCGTCATCAAAGTTTAAATGAGAATCCTGTACTTACAAATAGCGTTACCGAAATTTTTACAAACAAACGTGCTATCGTAGATTATTATAAAATCCAGAACGATAATTCAAATGCATCGTTAATAGACAATACGTTTATAAAACAAAAGAAAGAAAGCGTCGCATCGGTCCATACTTTTGCATTTGGTGGCAAATTAATACGCAACAACCTAAACTTCTTTCAAGAAGGAGAGCGTATTGATTCTATCTTAAAAGGCGTGACTATTATTGGTGAAAAACAACATGTAGATCATAATACATTAGTACATCATATAGAGCCAAATTGTGAAAGCCATCAAGATTACAAAGGCATTTTCGGAGAGAATTCAACAGGTGTTTTCAATGGAAAAATTATTGTTGAAAAAGAAGCTCAAAAAACCAATGCATTTCAAGCAAACAACAACATTTTAGTAAGTGATAAAGCAACTATAAACACTAAACCACAGCTCGAAATTTTCGCAGATGATGTTAAGTGTTCACATGGATGTACTATTGGTCAATTAGACGAAAGTGCTATGTTTTATATGCGTTCGCGCGGTATTCCGGAAAAAGAGGCTAAAGCACTTTTAATGTATGCTTTTAGTAATAACGTGTTAAGTTCGGTTAAAATTCCCGAAATGAAACAGCGTATTACTAAGATTATTGCGAATAAATTGGGTGTTAATATTGGATTTGATCTATAG
- a CDS encoding aminotransferase class V-fold PLP-dependent enzyme gives MFNAQNIRKDFPILSRKVNGKPLVYFDNAATSQTPQQVIDAIVDYYSNYNANIHRGVHTLSQEATDLYEQARQKIQTHFGAKFSHEIILTSGTTHSINLVANGFSSLLKKGDEIIVSALEHHSNIVPWQMLCERTGAILKVIPMNEEGELVMPVFDDLLSENTKLVFVNHISNALGTINPIEYIIEKAHQVGAAVLIDGAQACPHIKPDVQALDVDFYVASAHKMCGPTGVGMLYGKEAWLNKLPPYQGGGEMIAEVTFEKTTYADLPHKFEAGTPNIAGGIVFGAAIDYMNSIGFDTIATYENELLNYATEKLLAIEGLKIYGTSKNKTSLISFNLESIHPYDVGTILDKLGIAVRTGHHCAQPIMDFYCIPGTVRASFSFYNTKEEIDALVEGVKKAKMMLS, from the coding sequence ATGTTTAACGCACAAAACATAAGAAAAGACTTCCCCATTCTTTCACGTAAAGTAAACGGTAAGCCGCTGGTGTATTTTGATAATGCAGCCACATCTCAAACGCCACAACAAGTTATTGATGCCATTGTAGATTATTATTCTAACTACAATGCTAATATCCATCGTGGTGTGCATACTTTAAGTCAAGAAGCAACCGATTTATACGAACAAGCACGCCAAAAAATACAAACACACTTTGGTGCTAAGTTTTCCCATGAAATTATACTAACATCTGGAACAACACATAGTATTAATTTAGTGGCGAACGGCTTTTCTTCGCTCTTAAAAAAAGGTGATGAAATTATAGTTTCGGCTTTAGAACACCATAGTAATATAGTACCGTGGCAAATGCTTTGTGAACGCACTGGAGCTATTCTTAAAGTCATTCCTATGAATGAAGAAGGAGAATTGGTGATGCCTGTCTTTGATGATTTATTATCTGAAAACACAAAGCTAGTTTTTGTAAATCATATATCAAATGCTTTAGGAACCATTAATCCTATTGAATACATCATAGAAAAAGCTCACCAAGTTGGCGCAGCTGTTTTAATTGATGGTGCACAAGCTTGTCCACATATAAAACCAGATGTCCAAGCTTTAGATGTCGATTTTTATGTGGCCTCTGCTCATAAAATGTGTGGGCCAACAGGCGTTGGTATGCTATACGGAAAAGAAGCATGGCTTAACAAATTACCACCTTATCAAGGAGGTGGCGAAATGATTGCCGAAGTAACATTTGAAAAAACAACCTATGCCGATTTACCACACAAGTTTGAAGCTGGCACACCAAATATTGCTGGAGGTATTGTTTTTGGAGCTGCTATTGATTATATGAACAGCATTGGATTTGATACTATAGCAACTTACGAAAACGAGCTGTTAAATTATGCTACAGAAAAGTTACTTGCTATAGAAGGTTTAAAAATATACGGAACCTCTAAAAATAAAACATCCTTAATTTCTTTTAATTTAGAGAGCATACACCCTTACGATGTTGGTACAATTTTAGATAAATTAGGAATTGCTGTCCGTACAGGGCATCACTGTGCACAACCGATCATGGATTTTTACTGTATTCCAGGAACCGTCCGGGCCTCATTTTCATTTTACAATACTAAAGAAGAGATTGATGCTTTAGTTGAAGGTGTTAAAAAAGCAAAAATGATGTTGTCGTAA
- a CDS encoding SufE family protein — translation MTIEDIQNEIIDEFSMFDDWEERYQYMIDLGKDLPLIDNQYKTESNIIKGCQSKVWVHAEMKDDKIAFTADSDAIITKGIIAILIRAFSDQHPKDIIDADTDFIDKIGLKEHLSPTRANGLVSMVKQLKMYAIAYQTQLN, via the coding sequence GTGACTATTGAAGACATACAAAATGAAATTATAGACGAATTCTCAATGTTCGATGATTGGGAAGAGCGTTATCAATATATGATTGATTTGGGTAAAGATTTACCTTTAATTGACAATCAATATAAAACGGAGAGCAACATTATTAAAGGTTGCCAAAGTAAAGTTTGGGTACACGCCGAAATGAAAGATGATAAAATAGCTTTTACAGCAGATAGTGATGCTATTATCACAAAAGGTATCATCGCTATTTTAATACGTGCTTTTTCAGATCAGCACCCAAAAGACATCATTGATGCAGATACTGATTTTATAGATAAAATTGGTTTAAAAGAACACTTGTCTCCTACTAGAGCCAATGGTTTAGTAAGTATGGTAAAGCAACTTAAAATGTATGCCATTGCTTACCAAACACAACTTAACTAG
- a CDS encoding DUF59 domain-containing protein → MSETTIDTNALGEKIVNVLKTIYDPEIPVDIYELGLIYDVFVNEDYDVKILMTLTTPNCPVAETLPLEVEEKVKSLNEVKSAEVEITFDPPWTQELMSEEAKLELGML, encoded by the coding sequence ATGAGCGAAACAACAATAGATACAAACGCATTAGGCGAAAAAATAGTAAACGTTTTAAAAACCATTTACGATCCCGAAATTCCAGTTGATATTTACGAATTGGGTTTAATTTATGACGTATTTGTTAATGAAGATTACGATGTAAAAATCTTAATGACCTTAACAACACCAAATTGCCCGGTGGCAGAAACATTACCTTTAGAAGTTGAAGAAAAAGTAAAATCTTTAAACGAGGTAAAAAGTGCCGAGGTAGAAATTACATTCGACCCACCCTGGACACAGGAGTTAATGAGTGAAGAAGCTAAGTTGGAATTAGGAATGCTTTAA
- a CDS encoding class I SAM-dependent methyltransferase, whose protein sequence is MEGEYYKTKESVDEYIKLAEGFNGADLIKTLKKVLSPNSTVLEIGSGPGSDWKILNESYNVLGSDNSTEFLNHLIAENPNGEFLELDAKTLRTDKKFDGIYSNKVMHHLRNNELAESIKRQHDILNPKGIICHSFWKGEGSEVFKGLFVNYHTKANLKKFYEDSFEILSLEDYQEFDEGDSLLLIAKKK, encoded by the coding sequence ATGGAAGGAGAATATTATAAAACAAAAGAGTCTGTTGATGAATATATAAAATTAGCAGAAGGCTTTAATGGTGCTGATTTGATTAAAACACTTAAAAAAGTTTTATCTCCTAATTCAACTGTATTAGAAATAGGCTCTGGCCCAGGAAGTGATTGGAAAATATTAAACGAATCCTATAACGTTCTAGGTTCTGATAATTCAACTGAGTTTTTAAACCATCTAATCGCAGAAAACCCTAATGGGGAATTCCTCGAATTGGATGCTAAAACTTTAAGGACTGATAAAAAATTTGACGGTATTTACTCAAATAAAGTAATGCATCATTTAAGAAATAATGAGTTAGCTGAATCTATTAAAAGACAACACGACATTTTAAACCCTAAGGGAATAATTTGTCATTCTTTTTGGAAAGGTGAAGGGTCTGAAGTTTTTAAAGGTCTTTTTGTAAATTACCACACTAAGGCAAATCTTAAAAAGTTTTATGAAGATAGTTTTGAGATTCTTTCACTTGAAGATTATCAGGAATTTGATGAGGGAGATTCTCTTTTATTAATTGCAAAGAAAAAATAA
- a CDS encoding DUF2480 family protein gives MSDKIINRVANSKLMTMDLEDYYPEGRRVLFDIKDWLFEGFVLREKDFRHQASEFDWTQYQDNYVALTCSSDAIIPGWAYMLLSIHLEPFAKKIVIGDLETLETSIYQDILNQLDITEFKDKPVIIKGCSKKPVPQNAYILLANKLKPHAKSIMYGEACSSVPLYKNK, from the coding sequence ATGTCAGACAAAATCATAAATCGCGTAGCGAATAGTAAACTAATGACAATGGACCTTGAAGATTATTATCCTGAAGGACGGCGGGTACTTTTCGATATTAAAGACTGGCTATTTGAAGGCTTCGTGTTGCGTGAAAAAGATTTTAGACACCAGGCTTCGGAGTTTGATTGGACTCAGTATCAAGATAACTATGTAGCCCTAACATGTAGTAGTGATGCCATTATTCCTGGATGGGCGTATATGCTTCTTAGTATTCATTTAGAACCTTTTGCAAAAAAGATTGTCATAGGTGACTTAGAAACGTTGGAAACCTCAATTTATCAAGACATCTTAAATCAACTAGATATTACCGAATTTAAAGACAAACCAGTGATTATAAAAGGTTGTTCTAAAAAACCAGTACCACAAAATGCATATATTTTACTTGCCAATAAACTAAAGCCTCATGCAAAGTCTATAATGTATGGAGAGGCTTGTTCTTCCGTACCTCTTTACAAAAACAAATAA
- a CDS encoding DUF3078 domain-containing protein, with protein MRRLLLLLTFFIGMTSIDAQQTLEELKAIQGPKKDSIAAIQGRVDAIQAKIDALPGWKIGAFGTIGGSLSSFKNWYAQGTPNNNSGNIGFTVNAFANLTKEKFFWRNSANINLSWVKLDDKDDLTDSDSFREATDVFNITSLYGHKLSDKFAISGLGEYRTTILSNFNNPGYLDLGIGGTWTPIKDLVVVVHPGNYNFVFSKEDTVFESSLGAKILIDYTKQINAISFKTNLSMFQSYESSDLSNWTWTNSFGYTLWKMIGVGFDFGLRNNKQEALNYALAQTPPTATSFEDVDNDLQSYWMFGLNYKF; from the coding sequence ATGAGAAGACTATTACTATTACTTACCTTTTTTATTGGAATGACTTCAATAGATGCTCAACAAACTTTAGAAGAATTAAAAGCAATTCAAGGTCCCAAAAAAGATTCTATTGCAGCAATTCAAGGACGTGTTGATGCCATTCAAGCAAAAATCGATGCTTTACCAGGGTGGAAAATAGGTGCTTTTGGTACTATTGGAGGGAGCTTGTCTAGTTTTAAAAACTGGTACGCGCAAGGGACACCAAATAATAATTCAGGAAATATTGGTTTTACAGTTAATGCCTTTGCTAATTTAACTAAAGAGAAATTCTTTTGGAGAAATAGTGCTAACATAAATTTATCTTGGGTAAAACTAGATGATAAAGACGACCTAACAGATAGTGACTCATTTAGAGAGGCAACAGACGTTTTTAACATCACCTCGTTATATGGGCATAAACTAAGTGATAAATTTGCAATTTCTGGATTGGGTGAATACAGAACGACTATTTTAAGCAATTTTAATAATCCTGGGTATTTAGATTTAGGTATCGGTGGTACCTGGACACCCATAAAAGATCTAGTTGTGGTAGTTCACCCTGGAAACTATAACTTTGTTTTTAGTAAAGAAGATACTGTTTTTGAATCTTCGTTGGGGGCAAAAATCCTTATTGATTACACCAAACAAATTAATGCCATAAGTTTTAAAACGAACCTCTCAATGTTTCAAAGTTATGAAAGCTCAGATTTATCAAACTGGACATGGACAAATTCTTTTGGATATACATTATGGAAAATGATTGGTGTAGGTTTTGATTTTGGCTTAAGAAACAACAAACAAGAAGCGCTTAATTATGCTTTGGCTCAAACACCACCTACAGCTACTTCTTTTGAAGATGTTGATAATGATTTACAAAGCTATTGGATGTTTGGATTAAACTACAAGTTCTAA
- a CDS encoding toxin-antitoxin system YwqK family antitoxin yields the protein MKNSILFYFAFLITVVSFAQQKRDLKLNKDTNLIEVVYYHDNGAVSQTGTYTADGKLHGEWLSFNTEGKKVVSANYDNGKKVGKWFYWNDKTVREVDYSANVIAGLKESEIKGNHDF from the coding sequence ATGAAGAACTCAATTTTATTTTATTTTGCCTTTTTAATTACTGTGGTATCTTTTGCTCAGCAAAAGAGAGATTTAAAACTTAATAAAGACACTAACTTGATTGAAGTTGTTTATTATCATGACAATGGTGCTGTAAGTCAAACTGGAACTTACACGGCAGATGGTAAACTACATGGTGAGTGGTTAAGTTTTAACACAGAAGGCAAAAAAGTAGTTTCTGCAAATTATGATAATGGTAAAAAAGTCGGCAAATGGTTTTATTGGAATGATAAAACTGTAAGAGAAGTAGATTATAGTGCTAATGTTATAGCCGGTTTAAAGGAATCTGAAATTAAAGGAAACCACGATTTTTAA
- a CDS encoding porin gives MKFKITLVAICLFAINAINAQESNAPKFGKGLFNLVGKDSTWTMKIGARMQFLAISNWENNESNESNFLVRRARLKFDGYAFTPKLKYKLELGLSNRDISGASPFTSNAPRYILDAVMKWNFAPNFELWFGQTKLPGNRERVVSSANLQQVDRSLLNSRFNIDRDLGVQLRHHFNLSDTFVVKEMLSISQGEGRNVTTGNLGGHQYTGRIELFPFGNFSSKGDYKGSDLKREKKPKLSIAATYDFNNNAVKNRSNQGSYMVTDTGFYETNINTLFIDAMFKYKGFSLMAEYADRDAKDPFAKNSDGSPLLKDGEQVVVQVGKGLNLQTGYLLKSNWEISGRYTNIELDRAITGKNPESQYTLGLSKYIVGHKLKVQTDISHLEVENGNNELMWRLQFDIHF, from the coding sequence ATGAAATTTAAAATTACTTTGGTAGCAATTTGTTTATTTGCTATTAATGCTATAAACGCACAAGAATCAAACGCACCAAAATTTGGAAAAGGATTATTTAATCTCGTAGGAAAGGATAGTACTTGGACCATGAAAATTGGAGCTAGAATGCAGTTTTTAGCAATCTCCAATTGGGAAAACAATGAAAGTAACGAATCAAACTTCTTAGTAAGACGTGCACGTTTAAAATTTGATGGCTACGCCTTTACACCAAAACTTAAGTATAAATTAGAACTCGGGTTATCAAACAGAGATATTTCCGGAGCTTCACCTTTTACAAGTAATGCGCCTCGATATATTTTAGATGCGGTTATGAAATGGAATTTTGCACCAAATTTTGAGTTATGGTTTGGTCAAACAAAATTACCTGGAAACAGAGAACGTGTTGTTTCATCTGCAAACCTTCAACAAGTAGATCGTTCTTTATTAAATAGTAGATTTAATATAGATCGTGATTTAGGGGTTCAGTTAAGACATCATTTTAATCTTTCAGACACCTTTGTTGTTAAAGAAATGCTTTCTATATCTCAGGGAGAAGGGAGAAATGTAACTACAGGAAACTTAGGTGGTCACCAATATACAGGTCGTATTGAACTATTCCCATTCGGAAATTTCTCTAGCAAAGGTGATTACAAGGGTAGTGATTTAAAACGTGAAAAAAAACCTAAACTATCTATCGCCGCAACTTACGATTTCAATAATAATGCTGTTAAAAATAGAAGTAATCAAGGTTCTTATATGGTTACAGATACTGGTTTTTATGAAACTAATATAAACACCCTTTTCATCGATGCGATGTTTAAATACAAAGGCTTTTCTCTTATGGCTGAATATGCCGACAGGGATGCTAAAGATCCTTTTGCGAAAAACTCTGATGGATCTCCTTTATTAAAAGATGGCGAGCAGGTTGTTGTTCAAGTAGGTAAAGGCTTAAACCTACAAACTGGTTATTTATTAAAAAGTAACTGGGAAATCTCAGGCCGTTATACAAATATTGAATTAGACAGAGCAATTACTGGTAAAAATCCAGAAAGCCAATATACTTTAGGACTTTCAAAATATATTGTAGGTCACAAATTAAAAGTACAAACCGATATTAGTCATTTAGAAGTTGAAAACGGAAACAATGAACTTATGTGGCGATTGCAATTCGATATTCATTTTTAA